The Arachis hypogaea cultivar Tifrunner chromosome 14, arahy.Tifrunner.gnm2.J5K5, whole genome shotgun sequence DNA window GCTGGCTGCACTCTGCTTTTGATTTTCTCGATATACCAGAGATTTTTCCAGTGGTGTCCACCAGAATAAGGGATTTTCATGTATCCTACGGCTGCGAGGTAACAATTGTTTATGTCTTTACTGTGTTATCAATTTGTAACCATTTCCTGTTTTTTTGCATAATGAAACTATTGTTATTCTGTTGATTGGTGTCAGGTTGATAGGATTGCAGCAGTAGAGCAAAGATCAGCATGAGAGGAGGGTTCTGCACTGGAGAGTGGCGACAGACCAGTTACGATTTGATGAGGTTAGTACCACGGTTGACACCGCCTCTTTTCTAATTTAGTCCTTTACTTAGATTTCGTTTTTCATGAAAATTATAAGTTAGTACGCACTTACTGAATTATTAGGTTTGGAACATTGTTTACCTTATGGGACATCAAATATTTATACATTCTCTACTTTAACTGTTGGTTTAGTTTGTCTGATGGCATACGATGACCTGCTCTGCAGGCTCTGTGCCCCCTTGGTTCTTCGAGGAGGAAGAGTGGGGGACATGGATGTCAATCGTCCCCCTCGTCTGCTTCAACATCGTCTAGTTTCACCAGGTTGATCAGGTGAAGCGCCAGTTCAATGGAGAGCAGCCGGATCCTGGCGCCCCGGTGAACCTTGACAGGTTCCGACTTTtgtattatttatctttatttttttttgaggTAGACTTAATTTATTACAATCAtaacttttctatattttttctgACAGGTTCCTAACATCCAATGGCCGGGGCGAGGATATGTGGTGGCCTGACAGGCTTCATGATTGGTACAGCGACTGGAGTAGACGTTTTGAGGTTGGCCATAGGATCTCCATTCATCACACGTTTGACTACAGGCTGACTCAAGAGTATTATGATTGGTGGTGGGGCGCATGTCGGGTGAGGCACCTATCAGGCCAAGATGTACTGGAGGATCCCCAGCTGGCCGAGTTACCAGTCGACGTCCAGCCCACTGCCAGCCAGCCGAGGGATGATCTCCACCTTCCTCGGGGAGTTTCTGATTGGCATAGGCATGCGAGGGAGGTTAGGACGGACACCCAGCAGCCTGCTCGGAGGGAGAGGGGTCACAGAGAGCGCAGATCAGGCGAAGGGGTTCAACCGACATGAGGACCACGAAGACATCCCCTCAAGCGGCCATGattcacctccacctccaccttcaCCTCCTCCTCCATCCCACGCATCGCGTTCTCCATCCGATTCAGGAGGCCTGCAGCATTGGGCCATCTAGGACACATCACCGCCCGGGTGGCATGATGTAGGCCCATCCAGCAGCTATCAGAAGGAGCAGATGGTTGAGAAGATTTTCTTTGACGATGCCTTCCAGCTTCATACCGTTGACCCGGCCTCGATGCAGTGCCTCACGGACTCATTCCGGATTGGCAGCGAGCAGGGTGTCGGACAGTATCAACATCTATTTGCTCCTGCACAGACCTTGCCTGGATGCCACAGATATCTCCTGCCTCTGGGTCATCGTACAGAGCGGGGTTCGACCAGGTGCCCAGTATGCGACACCCCGTCGATCGACTATGGTACCTTTTTTACTTCATCGCGGCCTCAGGTGACCCCTTCATCAGCCCCTACATCCCACCTTTGCCACCACATCCGCAGCAGCCACAGGATCCTGCTATCTAGTCCATGCCTCATGTAGACCCTCGACCTACCCGACTTCAGCGCCAGACTCGGCCTCTGCTGTGTGGTACCGGGTATCGGCTCCACTATCAGGATCCCCAACACCAGTGATGACTTACGTTTGTTGGTAACTTTATTTCCTAGACTGTTAAAGTTGTATTGTATAGGTGTTCCTTGTTTATTAggttgagtttcttattttaatatttatcgaAGTTGTATTGTATACTCGATAGTTATATGCTAACTTTATATGTAGTCCTTTTATAATGATCTtgtttttattatgaaaaaattcGGTGGAACTTGTAAGGGTGCTATGCAACtgaaattaaaatatgttatGTAAACAACGACCGCGGATAATTTTTAGCACAAGTCTTATAAGAATACAAAACTATAATAAAGGGTTACAACTAGCATTTAAGAAACCAATTGGAATAAAATGAAACAGCTACACTAAAAGGAAACAACTACAATAAAACAAAACTACTACAATAAAATGAAGCAACAATAATAAACGGACTATCAACCCTAAGCATCGTTCGTGGATTTATTAGGACAACCCTTTCTAGTATGATCAACTTGCATACAGAGGCCACACTGCTTCTCCTGTCGCTCGACCTCATCCATGTCATTCCAGAATTTACTGGACACGGGTCTCTTAGTAGCCTTCTTGCACATGAGTGGGTTAGGACGGAGCAGTGTCCCATCCCACTCCGACCCCAAGGACTCATCCGGTGTCGGTGAAAACTCCATCTCGTACACCTTGAACACATCTTCTTGCCTATAAACTGGATGAACATACGGAGCCCACTCGATGCTAGCGACGGCACACCTGGCAAGCGCATGGCGGCATGGGTAGTGGAGAGCCTGAAAGAGTCCATAGTCACACAAACCCGCTGATAGCCGAACTCAGAAGGAACCTTGCAACCAACCTTCGAACGACTCTAACTCCTCCACGACAAACACAGAAGCCTGTCGATCACAATGAGTAACACGCATGTTCGGGATTCCTTCTCTGTTCTTCTCAATGGCTGCCATCAGCCTCTGGGAAAACCGGTTTCCAGCAGCCAGCTGTGACTGCGCCTCCCTGCCCTTTGTGACGAACAATTTCTGCAACCGTTCGTACGTGATACGCACGATGGAAGAAATCGGCAAGTACCGTATACCCTTGAAAACTGCATTAATGCACTTCGACAGATTTGTTGTCATATGACCAAAACGCCAACCACTGTCGTAGTGTTGTAGCCATATCTCTGGGTTGAAATGGCCAGCCCAGTTCACCATCCCAGGCGACAACCCTCTCAAGGCATCCATGTACCACTCGTACCCTCCCTTTCTTGGACTATAAGTGGCATTTATAAGGTATTGCTTGCCCTCGGTTGACTTAAAATGAGTTATGAAGTTCGCAGCCATGTGTCTAATACAGTAAGCGTGGAATGCCCTAGGAGGATGCCAACCACTATCATCGGCATTGAGTGCAGCCTTGATGGCCTGCGATCTATCGGAGATAACCAACAGGCCTTCTTGTGGGGTAACATGGCGTCTCAGGTTAGTAATGAAGAACAACCATGACTCCGTACTCTCGAACTCCACAATGGCAAAAGAAATAGGCAGGATATTGCTGTTGCCACCTTGTGCCACTGCAATAAGCAACACCCATCGTATTTGCCATACAGATGCGTGCCATTGACAGAAACAAATGGCTTGAAATGCTTGAAAGTCTCAACACAGGATGGAAAAACCTAAAATACTTTGTCGAACATGCTACAGTCGTGGACCAGAAGGTGCCCGTCGTAGTACGGTACGACCCATAGCTCACAAATAGTTCCCAAAAAATAACTCTGCAGCGCCTGAAGCAGTTTCGGCACCTTattgtatgactcctcccaatccCCGTAGATCTGAGCAATTGCCTTTTGTTTTGCCATCCACACCTTTCTGTAGGAGGGTTTGAAGTGATAGTTCTGTCGGACCGCACCTTGTAGGACCGGGATGCTGACGAATGGGTTGAACTGTATCAACGGCAGGATGACCTTGTAGATGAGACTGCTATCCAACTATCGATGGTCCTGGGACACGGTGGGTGCTAAATAAGTGTGCGCTCCACCAACCCTACGGACCTCCTTAACGAAATAAAACAACCATGGTTGGAAACTACTTAATATATAGTAACCATAAATGAGTAAGTACTCCTCAATTAAACTTGAACTCACCAGTATCCGAGGTTCTGTCGAAGGGAAACACGGAGACTCTATGGACACCCATTTGCAGCTTGACGGCAATTCACATAGTACTTTAATCGGTCCGATTCAATCACCCGGTACTCAGCACTCCTGcgaatactgtagttcttcacaccctGCATCACTGCATCTCGGCATCTGAATCTGTATTTGATATGAAACTCTACACCATCATCTAGGTTGTAATCCTCTTCTCCCGTGTTAGATAACAAAGTTCTCTCATGCATGACGTCTATATCCAATGTATGATAGTGACTTGGTACATCTGATAGTGCCGGAATTGGGTGGGAGGGGGGGGGGAGGCAAAACATGGCGCACCACTGTCTCGGCGGGCGTCTCTGGtacaaactcctcctcattgcCCCTTCAAAGGAATCACTATCGGCACTATCGGCAACGTACTCTTTGTTGGAGTCTTCCTTATCCACCTCCATATCTTCCACTGGAATGGCGACATGAATGAGTGGTGGTGCGAGAGGTCGGTCGTCCTACACATAGGTCGAGTGTACAGAACCACCACTACCAACATCTCCAACCTCGGCGGAcagctccatcacttgttccgTCATGATTCTTCCATGGATGTCAAACATGAGTCGCATATGCTCATCCTCCAGAAGCCGAAATAGTCAAAACCGGAAAATTCCATTACCCAACGGTGCTAGAAATCTATACCCCACCCTTCCGACCTCCCTCGTCCCTGTGCCACCAAAGttgctcaatatcaaattcttcaacTCGGACAACGAACTTACACGCCAAGTGCACAATAGTATcggattctcacactcaaatatcaccctATTTTCATCATTTCTCATAGGACAATTGGGGTAAATACACACAACTATGTATACGCTATTACTGACCATTTTTACCATCTTTTTGTGAGAGAAACGGGAGAGAAGAAGATATGAAATGTTTGTGGAGAATGACAAAGGTTGCACATCCTTTTATAGTTGATGAAAATTTGTCTTActgtatctcgtttatactgtaaacgcaTTGATTtaacacgtatctcgtttacactgtaaacgaaataactTTGCacgtatttcgtttacactgtaaacgagatatacacatGTCATGCGCAGTtaccttatctcgtttacagtgtaaacgagataagacttgGGGACGAATTttggtaataatttttaaaattgtttatttcagtaattaatacatttatttaaataaaaaatcccacaAAACACTGAAAGAGATATAAAGATACAAAAATATTCGTAagatatagataaaaatattatatctataaatattgaattagtatattttgtatcaTTTTTTATACGAAAAACACAaagatactaataaaaaatataaaatttttaatttttcttttttatttttatcttttttttataattatattttttactattatattttttttttcaaattttgtacattaaaaaataaaaataaattagacttttaaaatttattttaatttattattaaataaaatacaaaaatattaattttttatttttattttttatatcttatttttagtGCCTTATCTTATTCTATTCCCATAAACAAAACCTAATAGTTGAATAAATTGATGGTGGGCTTTAGGATTCTTGGGATGGgttagattaattaaaaatatgattatTTCATATATTAAATATGTATCTATTGGACCTATACAACAAAAGGACAATTTACCCTATTATTTATGAGGAATTTCAGAACAATTGCCTTATTATATCAGCCTTAtgttttacaattataaaagtaaaatatccCTTAATCTAATGCAACTGCAAGTTTCACATGAGCATTTAACTGTCTTTTTTCTTATATGCACAGTTAAGATGTGAATACATTAAAAGGAAAagagataataactatatatcaTAAACATTTATGATTCAATTGTATCCAGCAGGATCAGCACCAGCTTTGTGAGTTGCAACTGATTGAATCATGCCACAATCACCGAGCTGTAAAAATACTTGCATGTtcttaaaatacataaattacaTACTCCAAAGACATTTACAACCACTCATTTTATTCTTATATAATCATTTAACTTCACAAATGAAACCTAGTGGTTGTAAATGTTTTTGGAGCATGCaacaaatctttttatttttacataaCCTATGATCACTGGCAGCCAGCAGGTGCAAATCCAACCTTGGAATTTGCAACATCATATGCAACAGTAAATGTCTGCTGCTGAAAATTCCCTATAATAGCAATAGGGTTATCCTCAGGGCTACCAGCAATGGCCAAACAAGTAGTTCCATCCTCAATCTCCAAAAGGGTATTCTCTGCCTTGAGTGGTAAGTTAGCACCCCCTTGAAACACAATCTGAATCTCAGGCACTGCTGAAGAAAGATCCTTCAAACTCCCCTTGAAACAAGTATCCAATATCGAAAACCCCGGAACTTGTGGATACTTCTTGGACAAGATCTTCACAAAAGAATTTGAAAGTGCTGTGTAAACTGACATAGGCAATCTTGTGATGACTGTGCCAGAATCAATGATGGTAGGAACCTTGTAACTTGATGCAGCCACTCCTAATGGCTTTCCGGCCACGGTTATAACCGATAAGTCGACGAAATACAAGCTGTGAATCTTTGGATTCTTGATCAAAGGAGTGAACTTGAATGATGAAGATGGTGGGAATGATGAGGTTCCAATGGATAAAAAACCTTCCTTTGAGGAATTTGGTGAAGAAAAAGATGTGGGTAGGCAATAGGAGAATCCATAGCCATTTTTGTTTGATAATTGACCAATCAATGAGAGTTTATCATTGGCTAGGCCTAATATACCAGCAGCCTTTCCAAACAAGCCTTGATTATCTTGTCCACAACCAAAAACAAAACCTGGTATTGTGTATGATGGAGCAACAGTCAACAAATCTTGACTCAGGTAACCAATTGAGAAAGATGAATCACCATAGCTTGCTTTGTAAACACAAGTTTTAGTGGAAGTTGAACAACCTGGATCATTGAGTGTTGAAGCCTTAAGAGAAGAACACTGAGTTGAAGAACATGGCAAGGTTTTGTAGGACTTTGATGTTGAAGGATCAAAAATGGGGTCAACTTGTGGGTGGCAAGAAACAGCACAAGGCTCGCATTGAAGCCATGAAAGAGAGCTTCCAGTATCTACAATCATGCTGGAGAATTTTGGAGGGGTTCCAAATCCAATTTTGACATAGTAGTTTCCTGAACCTATTGACAAACCTGATTTCAATGGTGTGCTAACAAGTTTTGGTCCCAAAGTTCTGTCAGAACTTTTCACATCCACCTTATTGGCTAGTTTCGATTGAATGTACCTGACACGGTCCTGATCTTTGTTGAATATGTCAGAGTAtgaaattggtgattttgaatttgatgttagaGAAGGATCAAGGCTTGTAA harbors:
- the LOC112742186 gene encoding uncharacterized protein; amino-acid sequence: MAKQKAIAQIYGDWEESYNKVPKLLQALQSYFLGTICELWVVPYYDGHLLVHDLAQGGNSNILPISFAIVEFESTESWLFFITNLRRHVTPQEGLLVISDRSQAIKAALNADDSGWHPPRAFHAYCIRHMAANFITHFKSTEGKQYLINATYSPRKGGYEWYMDALRGLSPGMVNWAGHFNPEIWLQHYDSGWRFGHMTTNLSKCINAVFKGIRYLPISSIVRITYERLQKLFVTKGREAQSQLAAGNRFSQRLMAAIEKNREGIPNMRVTHCDRQASALHYPCRHALARCAVASIEWAPYVHPVYRQEDVFKVYEMEFSPTPDESLGSEWDGTLLRPNPLMCKKATKRPVSSKFWNDMDEVERQEKQCGLCMQVDHTRKGCPNKSTNDA
- the LOC112741386 gene encoding aspartyl protease family protein At5g10770, whose product is MSFFWFLFFSAHFAIATSLVQLGDNDLRHKLSGMHLSLYHVTSLDPSLTSNSKSPISYSDIFNKDQDRVRYIQSKLANKVDVKSSDRTLGPKLVSTPLKSGLSIGSGNYYVKIGFGTPPKFSSMIVDTGSSLSWLQCEPCAVSCHPQVDPIFDPSTSKSYKTLPCSSTQCSSLKASTLNDPGCSTSTKTCVYKASYGDSSFSIGYLSQDLLTVAPSYTIPGFVFGCGQDNQGLFGKAAGILGLANDKLSLIGQLSNKNGYGFSYCLPTSFSSPNSSKEGFLSIGTSSFPPSSSFKFTPLIKNPKIHSLYFVDLSVITVAGKPLGVAASSYKVPTIIDSGTVITRLPMSVYTALSNSFVKILSKKYPQVPGFSILDTCFKGSLKDLSSAVPEIQIVFQGGANLPLKAENTLLEIEDGTTCLAIAGSPEDNPIAIIGNFQQQTFTVAYDVANSKVGFAPAGCQ